The Amycolatopsis mongoliensis genome includes a window with the following:
- a CDS encoding NDMA-dependent alcohol dehydrogenase — MKTKAAVLWGQHEKWQVEEIDLDPPKDGEVLVKLTASGLCHSDEHLVTGDLPFPYPLVGGHEGAGVVEAVGPGVTDIAEGDHVVMTFLPACGRCSYCARGLGNLCDAGAAVMLGPQLDNTYRFHARGEDVGQMCLLGTFSEYTVVPAASVVKIDDGIPLDKAALVGCGVTTGFGSAVRSGEVRAGDAVVVVGVGGIGVNAIQGARIAGARLIVAIDPVEFKRTKALEFGATHTAASMDEAWNTVSELTRGQLADVCVITTDVAEGAHITPALSLVGKRGRVVVTAIGHPEETSITTSLIELTLYEKQLRGSLFGSSNGQHDVPRLLELYNAGLLKLDELITTEYSLEDVNQGYEDMRNGKNIRGLIRY; from the coding sequence ATGAAGACGAAGGCTGCGGTCCTTTGGGGACAGCACGAAAAGTGGCAGGTCGAGGAAATCGACCTTGATCCACCGAAGGACGGCGAGGTCTTGGTCAAGCTGACCGCCAGCGGGCTGTGCCACTCCGACGAGCACCTCGTCACCGGAGACCTGCCCTTCCCCTACCCCCTGGTCGGCGGCCACGAAGGCGCCGGTGTGGTCGAGGCCGTCGGCCCCGGCGTCACGGACATCGCCGAGGGCGACCACGTGGTGATGACCTTCCTTCCCGCCTGCGGCCGGTGCTCGTACTGCGCGCGGGGTCTGGGCAACCTCTGTGACGCCGGCGCCGCCGTGATGCTCGGCCCGCAGCTGGACAACACCTACCGCTTCCACGCCCGCGGCGAAGACGTCGGCCAGATGTGCCTGCTCGGCACGTTCTCCGAGTACACCGTCGTGCCGGCGGCGTCGGTCGTGAAGATCGACGACGGCATTCCGCTGGACAAGGCCGCGCTCGTCGGGTGCGGCGTGACGACCGGTTTCGGCAGCGCGGTCCGATCCGGCGAAGTGCGGGCCGGTGACGCGGTGGTCGTCGTCGGCGTCGGCGGGATCGGCGTCAACGCGATCCAGGGTGCCCGGATCGCCGGCGCCCGGCTCATCGTCGCGATCGACCCCGTCGAGTTCAAGCGCACCAAGGCTCTCGAGTTCGGGGCCACCCACACGGCCGCGTCGATGGACGAGGCGTGGAACACCGTCAGCGAGCTGACCCGCGGCCAGCTGGCCGACGTGTGCGTGATCACCACGGACGTCGCCGAGGGCGCGCACATCACGCCCGCCCTCTCGCTCGTGGGGAAGCGCGGCCGGGTCGTCGTCACGGCCATCGGCCACCCCGAGGAAACGTCGATCACGACCAGTCTCATCGAGCTGACGCTGTACGAAAAGCAGCTCCGTGGTTCGTTGTTCGGTTCGTCCAACGGCCAGCACGACGTGCCGCGGCTGCTCGAGCTCTACAACGCCGGGCTGCTGAAGCTCGATGAGCTCATCACCACCGAGTACTCCCTGGAGGACGTCAACCAGGGCTACGAGGACATGCGCAACGGCAAGAACATCCGCGGCCTCATTCGCTACTAG
- a CDS encoding IS110 family RNA-guided transposase, with the protein MFVGDDWAEDHHDVEVMDGSGRRLVKARLPEGVTGMTRLHTMIGELAGDDADEVEVLVGIETDRGPWVAALVAAGYTVLAVNPLQAARFRDRLGVSGAKSDAGDAHVLADMVRTHGHELRPVAGDSARAEAVKVVTRTHKTLIWERTRHTQRLRHALRDYFPAALVAFTDLDAADTLELLAKAPTPAQAARLTIAQISGALKRARRKSIAGKAAEIQAALRAEHLTQPDVVAAAHAASVQALIAVLTVLDAQVKTLQGQVEAYFGQHPAAEIIASQPGLGPILGARVLAEFGDDPDRYATAKARKNYAGTSPITRASGKKKVALARFVHNDRLIDALLTQAFSALRRSPGARACYDRHRARGAGHNAALRQLANRLVGILHGCLKTGTLYDETTAWSHHPENIAA; encoded by the coding sequence CTGTTCGTAGGAGACGACTGGGCTGAAGACCATCACGATGTGGAGGTGATGGACGGCTCCGGCCGCAGACTGGTCAAGGCCCGGCTGCCCGAAGGCGTGACGGGGATGACTCGGTTGCACACGATGATCGGTGAGCTGGCCGGAGACGACGCCGATGAGGTCGAGGTGCTGGTCGGTATCGAGACCGACCGAGGACCCTGGGTCGCGGCGCTGGTCGCTGCCGGTTACACGGTGCTGGCGGTCAACCCGTTGCAGGCGGCCAGGTTCCGCGACCGGCTGGGAGTCTCGGGCGCTAAAAGCGACGCCGGCGACGCGCACGTGCTGGCTGACATGGTGCGCACCCACGGCCACGAGTTGCGGCCGGTCGCCGGGGACTCCGCGCGGGCCGAGGCCGTCAAGGTCGTGACCCGTACCCATAAAACCCTGATCTGGGAACGGACTCGCCACACCCAGCGGTTGCGGCACGCGCTGCGGGACTACTTTCCCGCCGCGCTGGTCGCGTTCACCGACCTCGACGCCGCCGACACTCTGGAACTGCTGGCCAAAGCCCCCACCCCGGCTCAGGCCGCCCGGCTGACGATCGCGCAGATCAGCGGCGCGTTGAAGCGGGCGCGCCGCAAGAGCATCGCCGGGAAAGCGGCGGAGATCCAGGCCGCGCTGCGCGCCGAGCACCTCACCCAGCCGGATGTCGTGGCCGCTGCCCACGCCGCCTCGGTCCAGGCGCTGATCGCGGTCCTGACCGTCTTGGACGCTCAGGTCAAGACCTTGCAGGGGCAGGTCGAGGCCTATTTTGGGCAGCACCCGGCCGCTGAGATCATCGCGTCCCAGCCTGGTCTGGGGCCGATCCTCGGCGCCCGGGTGCTCGCAGAGTTCGGCGACGACCCCGACCGCTATGCCACCGCCAAGGCCCGCAAGAACTACGCCGGGACTTCTCCGATCACCCGAGCCTCGGGCAAGAAGAAGGTCGCGCTGGCCCGGTTCGTGCACAACGACCGGCTCATCGACGCCCTGCTGACCCAGGCGTTCAGCGCGCTCAGACGCTCGCCCGGCGCACGCGCCTGCTACGACCGGCACCGAGCCCGCGGCGCCGGCCACAACGCCGCTCTGCGCCAGCTCGCCAACCGCCTCGTCGGGATCCTGCATGGCTGCCTCAAAACCGGCACCCTCTACGACGAGACAACCGCCTGGTCGCATCACCCCGAGAACATCGCTGCTTGA
- a CDS encoding R2-like ligand-binding oxidase, translated as MAIERNIEHGKRTGFGSLSEGGLRMESFPMRLFRKGNKKFWNPEDIDFSQDAKDFAAMSPDEKRLTSILAAQFMAGEESVTQDLQPFTTAMAVEGRLADEAYLTQFTFEEAKHMQAFRLWFDAVGLGTDLHEFVEYSGAYTKIFTEELPKSLYALTTDPSPAAQIRASVTYNHVVEGCLALTGYFAWAKVCKSRNILPGMQQVVKYIGDDERRHMAWGTFTCRRHVAADDRNWDVVDERMQELLQPALQLIVGLFDAFGDNTPFGINIDEMTDYALDKVNRRLESIESARGCRVEEIDEDYSPMQLEDKFAAEDEAAVEQALTAVGS; from the coding sequence ATGGCTATCGAACGCAACATCGAGCACGGCAAGCGCACGGGCTTCGGCAGTCTGAGCGAGGGCGGTCTCCGCATGGAGTCGTTCCCGATGCGCTTGTTCCGCAAGGGGAACAAGAAGTTCTGGAACCCCGAAGACATCGACTTCTCCCAGGACGCCAAGGACTTCGCGGCGATGAGCCCCGACGAGAAGCGGCTCACGTCGATCCTGGCCGCCCAGTTCATGGCCGGCGAGGAGTCCGTGACCCAGGACCTGCAGCCCTTCACGACGGCGATGGCCGTCGAAGGCCGGCTTGCCGACGAGGCCTATTTGACGCAGTTCACCTTCGAAGAGGCCAAGCACATGCAGGCGTTCCGCCTGTGGTTCGACGCGGTCGGTCTCGGCACCGACCTCCACGAATTCGTCGAGTACAGCGGGGCGTACACGAAGATCTTCACCGAAGAGCTGCCGAAATCGCTGTACGCGCTGACGACGGACCCGTCTCCGGCCGCCCAGATCCGCGCGTCCGTGACCTACAACCACGTGGTCGAAGGTTGTCTCGCCCTCACCGGCTACTTCGCGTGGGCCAAGGTGTGCAAGAGCCGCAACATCCTGCCGGGCATGCAGCAGGTCGTGAAGTACATCGGCGACGACGAGCGGCGTCACATGGCGTGGGGCACCTTCACCTGCCGGCGCCACGTCGCCGCCGACGACCGCAACTGGGACGTCGTCGACGAGCGGATGCAGGAGCTGCTCCAGCCGGCGCTGCAGCTGATCGTCGGGCTGTTCGACGCTTTCGGGGACAACACGCCGTTCGGCATCAACATCGACGAGATGACCGACTACGCGCTGGACAAGGTCAACCGCAGGCTCGAGTCGATCGAGAGCGCGCGGGGCTGCCGGGTCGAGGAAATCGACGAGGACTACTCCCCGATGCAGCTCGAGGACAAGTTCGCCGCGGAAGACGAAGCGGCGGTCGAGCAGGCGCTGACGGCCGTCGGCTCCTGA
- a CDS encoding NAD(P)/FAD-dependent oxidoreductase, with protein MLQDTSAQEANTNVDLLFIGAGPVGLFGAYYAGFRGLSMAVVDALPEVGGQVQAIYPEKKIYDIAGLPGVPGQELIGNLVRQAAPFTPQYLLSQQVLRLERRDGGWRATTSAGVVVDARAVVITSGVGAVTPRPIPAGEDFLGRGLCYFVPRLDVLDGKDVVVVGGGDSAVDWALAALPRARSTTLVHRRRQFRAHEHSVQLLHESACTVLVDANVTELRGQDRVESVAIKVAGEAEVRETKAQVVVAALGFLMDLGPIKDWGLELEGRAIRVDSRMRTNLPEVFAAGDAATFDGKVKLIAVGFGEVATAVNNAAVALDPQAGLAPGHSSDLTIPAQVGA; from the coding sequence ATGCTGCAGGACACCTCTGCGCAAGAAGCGAACACGAACGTCGACCTGCTCTTCATCGGCGCCGGGCCGGTGGGTCTCTTCGGCGCGTACTACGCAGGATTCCGCGGCCTGAGCATGGCGGTGGTCGACGCCCTTCCCGAGGTCGGCGGCCAGGTCCAGGCGATCTACCCCGAGAAGAAGATCTACGACATCGCCGGTCTGCCGGGCGTGCCGGGGCAGGAGCTGATCGGCAATCTCGTCCGGCAGGCCGCGCCGTTCACCCCGCAGTACCTGCTTTCGCAGCAGGTACTGCGGCTCGAGCGCCGTGACGGCGGGTGGCGGGCCACGACGTCGGCCGGCGTGGTGGTCGACGCACGCGCGGTCGTGATCACCTCCGGCGTCGGGGCGGTCACCCCGCGGCCCATCCCGGCAGGCGAGGACTTCCTCGGCCGAGGCCTGTGCTACTTCGTCCCGCGGCTGGACGTGCTCGACGGTAAGGACGTCGTGGTGGTCGGCGGCGGGGACTCCGCGGTCGACTGGGCGCTGGCGGCGTTGCCGCGTGCGCGGTCGACGACACTTGTGCACCGCCGACGGCAGTTCCGCGCGCACGAGCACTCGGTCCAGTTGCTCCACGAGTCCGCCTGCACCGTGCTGGTCGACGCGAACGTGACCGAACTGCGTGGGCAGGACCGGGTGGAGAGCGTCGCCATCAAGGTGGCCGGTGAAGCCGAGGTCCGCGAGACCAAGGCGCAGGTCGTCGTCGCCGCGCTCGGGTTCCTGATGGACCTCGGCCCGATCAAGGATTGGGGGCTCGAACTCGAGGGCCGCGCGATCCGGGTCGACAGCAGGATGCGGACCAACCTGCCCGAGGTCTTCGCGGCCGGCGACGCCGCGACCTTCGACGGCAAGGTCAAGCTCATCGCCGTCGGCTTCGGCGAAGTGGCGACCGCGGTCAACAACGCGGCCGTGGCGCTCGACCCGCAGGCCGGGCTCGCGCCGGGGCACTCGAGTGACTTGACGATTCCCGCCCAAGTCGGCGCCTGA
- the fdxA gene encoding ferredoxin — protein MAFVIGEPCVDVKDMTCIEECPVDCIYEGERMLYIHPSECIDCAACEPVCPVEAIKPAQHVDDRWRPFQESAKSAFDVLGSPGGSTKVDRPIEDTEYVKNFEKN, from the coding sequence ATGGCTTTCGTCATCGGAGAACCGTGCGTGGACGTGAAAGACATGACCTGCATCGAGGAATGCCCGGTCGACTGCATCTACGAGGGCGAGCGCATGCTCTACATTCACCCCTCCGAGTGCATCGACTGCGCGGCGTGCGAACCGGTCTGCCCGGTCGAGGCCATCAAGCCGGCCCAGCACGTCGACGACCGCTGGCGGCCGTTCCAGGAATCGGCGAAGTCGGCGTTCGACGTACTCGGCAGCCCGGGCGGGTCCACCAAGGTCGACCGCCCGATCGAGGACACGGAGTACGTGAAGAACTTCGAAAAGAACTAG
- a CDS encoding RNA polymerase sigma factor, with translation MTSTATIDCERVDEARGHGQASLARSETDPWSLVRASQEGDHRAFGLLYSRYSVDVYRFARGRLRDEHAAEDVTSETFLRALRSIGTVRYFGSSVRAWLLTIARNLILDHVKSGRFRHEVMVSEFSEQEQAVVIPEFSVFAQPCRDEIARQMFELSEDQRICLRLRFFDGLSVSETAQVMQRKSSAVRALQHRAVRRLAELVDPVAVD, from the coding sequence ATGACGTCAACGGCGACGATTGACTGCGAACGTGTGGACGAGGCCAGAGGGCACGGCCAGGCCTCCTTGGCGCGTTCCGAAACGGATCCATGGTCTCTGGTCCGTGCCTCGCAAGAGGGTGATCACCGGGCGTTCGGCCTGCTGTACAGCCGCTACTCGGTGGACGTGTACCGCTTCGCGCGAGGACGGCTGCGCGACGAACACGCTGCCGAAGACGTGACCAGCGAAACGTTCCTCCGTGCGCTTCGCAGCATCGGCACGGTGCGGTACTTCGGGTCCAGCGTCCGGGCTTGGCTGCTGACGATCGCCAGGAACCTCATTCTGGACCACGTGAAGTCGGGACGCTTCCGGCACGAGGTGATGGTCTCGGAGTTTTCCGAGCAGGAGCAGGCCGTCGTGATTCCGGAGTTCAGCGTCTTCGCGCAGCCCTGCCGGGACGAAATCGCCCGGCAGATGTTCGAGTTGAGTGAGGACCAGCGGATCTGCCTGCGGCTGCGGTTCTTCGACGGTCTGTCCGTGTCGGAAACCGCGCAGGTCATGCAGCGGAAGAGCAGCGCCGTGCGCGCACTGCAGCACCGCGCCGTCCGGCGGCTGGCAGAGCTGGTCGACCCGGTCGCGGTGGATTGA
- a CDS encoding aldehyde dehydrogenase family protein, which translates to MTMVSVEIPPAVRPFLENAAASIVIGAEKTTAAGGGTIPTTDPATGALLANIAAGGKTDVDRAVEAAHKAFAGWRRLSPAARGRVLLDVADAIDEYAEELATLETLDNGKPLTESTYLDVSLSAQIWRYFGGWTTKLGGQTLPVSPAVGEALVYTQREPLGVVGAIVPWNFPLMIASWKVAPALAAGNTAVLKPSEFTSLSALRLTEVALEAGLPPGVLNLVTGLGPEAGQALIDHPGVAKISFTGSTETGRRIVTASAGSLKKLTLELGGKSANIVFPDADVEAAAQGALNAIFLNQGQVCCAGSRLFVHRDIHDEVVAALAAEARGIQLGHGLDDDTQMGPLISARQLDRVEGFVGAGVRDGATLVCGGERPGGALAGGHFLEPTIFTDVRDEMSIAADEIFGPVLSVLKFDDEDEAVRRANSSVYGLAAGVWTNDLKRAHRVARDLEAGTVWVNMYNMIDPAAPFGGYKSSGYGRDLGEESLLGYTQMKSVWIGMD; encoded by the coding sequence ATGACGATGGTGTCAGTCGAGATTCCGCCGGCGGTGCGTCCCTTCCTGGAGAACGCGGCCGCGAGCATCGTCATCGGTGCCGAGAAGACGACGGCGGCCGGAGGGGGCACGATCCCGACCACGGACCCCGCCACGGGCGCACTGCTGGCCAACATCGCGGCCGGCGGCAAGACGGACGTGGACCGCGCCGTCGAGGCCGCGCACAAAGCCTTCGCCGGTTGGCGGCGCCTCAGCCCGGCTGCGCGCGGCCGCGTGCTGCTGGACGTCGCCGACGCGATCGACGAGTACGCCGAGGAGCTGGCCACCCTCGAGACGCTGGACAACGGGAAGCCGCTCACCGAGTCGACCTACCTCGACGTCAGCCTCTCCGCGCAGATCTGGCGGTACTTCGGCGGGTGGACCACGAAGCTCGGCGGTCAGACACTGCCGGTGTCGCCCGCGGTGGGCGAGGCCCTGGTCTACACCCAGCGTGAGCCGCTCGGCGTGGTCGGCGCGATCGTGCCGTGGAACTTCCCGTTGATGATCGCGTCGTGGAAGGTGGCACCGGCGCTCGCCGCGGGGAACACCGCGGTGCTCAAGCCTTCCGAGTTCACGTCGTTGAGCGCACTGCGGCTGACCGAGGTCGCACTCGAAGCGGGGCTGCCTCCGGGCGTGCTGAACTTGGTGACGGGTCTGGGACCGGAAGCCGGCCAGGCCCTCATCGACCACCCGGGCGTCGCGAAGATCTCGTTCACCGGGTCGACCGAGACCGGGCGGCGGATCGTGACCGCCAGCGCCGGGAGCCTGAAGAAGCTCACGCTCGAGCTGGGCGGGAAGTCCGCGAACATCGTCTTCCCGGACGCCGATGTCGAGGCGGCGGCGCAGGGTGCCCTCAACGCCATCTTCCTGAACCAGGGTCAGGTGTGCTGTGCGGGCTCGAGGTTGTTCGTCCACCGCGACATCCACGACGAGGTCGTGGCCGCCCTCGCCGCGGAGGCGCGGGGAATCCAGCTGGGCCACGGCCTGGACGACGACACCCAGATGGGTCCGTTGATCTCGGCGCGGCAGCTGGATCGGGTGGAAGGCTTCGTCGGCGCGGGTGTCCGCGACGGCGCGACTCTGGTGTGCGGCGGCGAACGGCCCGGAGGCGCGCTGGCCGGTGGGCACTTCCTCGAGCCGACGATCTTCACCGACGTGCGGGACGAGATGTCCATCGCCGCTGACGAGATCTTCGGCCCGGTGCTCTCGGTCCTGAAGTTCGACGACGAGGACGAGGCGGTGCGCCGCGCCAACTCCAGCGTCTACGGACTCGCCGCGGGCGTGTGGACCAACGACCTGAAGCGAGCTCACCGCGTCGCGCGTGATCTGGAGGCGGGCACGGTCTGGGTGAACATGTACAACATGATCGACCCGGCGGCTCCCTTCGGTGGCTACAAGTCCTCGGGCTACGGCCGTGACCTCGGCGAGGAGTCGCTGCTGGGGTACACGCAGATGAAGTCGGTCTGGATCGGGATGGACTGA
- a CDS encoding SCP2 sterol-binding domain-containing protein — protein MGAFKDDSEVYKYIGGVFENGLADPEVGPKLKGSGVVLQITYTDPDSVLTVDFPSGEVHTGPSDLTPHVELFMTADTGNRFWLGKVNLSVAMAKGQVRAKGPVSKILKLVPAAKSLFPAYESLLERDGRDDLLKA, from the coding sequence ATGGGTGCGTTCAAGGACGACTCCGAGGTCTACAAGTACATCGGCGGTGTCTTCGAGAACGGTCTGGCCGACCCGGAGGTGGGGCCGAAGCTGAAGGGCTCCGGCGTCGTCCTCCAGATCACCTACACCGACCCCGACTCGGTCCTGACGGTCGACTTCCCCTCCGGTGAGGTGCACACGGGCCCGAGCGACCTGACGCCGCACGTCGAACTGTTCATGACGGCCGACACCGGCAACCGGTTCTGGCTGGGCAAGGTGAACCTGTCCGTCGCGATGGCCAAGGGGCAGGTCCGAGCGAAGGGTCCGGTCTCGAAGATCCTGAAGCTCGTGCCGGCGGCGAAGTCGCTGTTTCCCGCCTACGAGTCGTTGCTCGAGCGTGACGGCCGTGACGACCTGCTGAAGGCGTGA
- a CDS encoding long-chain fatty acid--CoA ligase — protein sequence MRSTMQGTPLTVASILRHGAEVHGDRRVITATGDGFRRSSYEQVGRRCGQLANALRRLGIAGDDRVATFQWNNQEHLEAYAAVPAMGAVLHTLNIRLSAEQIRFIAGHAEDKVVIVDSSLVPLLARVLPGLDTVKVVLVTGDDGDLAPLEGSGKAVLRYEDVLGAESPEFAWTDADEDAGAAMCYTSGTTGDPKGVVYSHRSLYLHSVAACTGNGLGIAEQDRILPIVPMFHANAWGLPYAALMAGAELLMPDRFMQAAPLARMVHTERPTVAGAVPTIWNDVLLHTEKDSGLDFSSLRLVVCGGSAVPRALMEAFENRLGVTILQAWGMTETSPMASVARPAVTAGPADAWRMRATQGRPVCGVEMRIVGDDGTPQPRDGQAVGELEVRGPWVTGSYYQVDDDARFHDGWLRTGDVGHISAEGFLTLTDRMKDVIKSGGEWISSVELESALAGHPDVFEAAVIAAPDERWQERPLAAVVLREGATVSPGELRSWLSDKLPRWWLPERWTFVEEIPRTSVGKFDKKVLRGDHADGRLKVETLD from the coding sequence ATGCGCAGCACCATGCAGGGCACGCCGCTCACGGTCGCGTCGATCCTGCGGCACGGCGCGGAGGTCCACGGCGACCGGCGGGTGATCACCGCGACGGGTGACGGGTTCCGCCGGTCGAGCTACGAGCAGGTGGGCCGGCGGTGCGGTCAGCTCGCCAACGCGTTGCGCCGCCTCGGGATCGCCGGCGACGACCGGGTGGCGACGTTCCAGTGGAACAACCAGGAGCACCTGGAGGCGTACGCCGCGGTGCCTGCCATGGGCGCGGTGCTGCACACGCTCAACATCCGGTTGTCCGCCGAGCAGATCCGCTTCATCGCCGGGCACGCCGAGGACAAGGTCGTCATCGTCGACTCGTCGCTCGTGCCGCTGCTGGCCCGCGTCCTGCCCGGGCTCGATACGGTCAAGGTCGTGCTGGTCACCGGCGACGACGGTGACCTGGCACCGCTGGAGGGCAGCGGCAAGGCGGTGCTCCGCTACGAAGACGTCCTCGGCGCGGAGTCACCGGAGTTCGCGTGGACCGACGCGGACGAGGACGCCGGGGCAGCGATGTGCTACACCAGTGGCACGACGGGCGATCCGAAGGGTGTGGTGTACAGCCACCGTTCGCTGTACCTGCACTCGGTGGCCGCCTGCACGGGCAACGGACTGGGCATCGCCGAGCAGGACCGGATCCTGCCGATCGTGCCGATGTTCCACGCCAACGCGTGGGGCCTGCCGTACGCGGCCTTGATGGCCGGGGCGGAACTGCTGATGCCGGACCGGTTCATGCAGGCGGCCCCGCTGGCCAGGATGGTCCACACGGAACGGCCCACCGTGGCCGGCGCGGTCCCGACGATCTGGAACGACGTGCTCCTGCACACGGAGAAGGACTCCGGCCTGGACTTCTCGTCGTTGAGGCTGGTCGTCTGCGGCGGGTCCGCCGTGCCGCGCGCTCTCATGGAGGCCTTCGAGAACCGGCTCGGCGTGACCATCCTGCAGGCGTGGGGCATGACCGAGACCTCCCCGATGGCATCGGTGGCCCGCCCGGCGGTCACCGCCGGCCCAGCCGACGCGTGGCGGATGCGGGCGACGCAGGGACGCCCGGTCTGCGGTGTCGAGATGCGGATCGTCGGCGACGACGGCACGCCTCAGCCGCGGGACGGGCAGGCCGTCGGCGAGCTGGAGGTGCGGGGGCCGTGGGTGACCGGTTCGTACTACCAGGTCGACGACGACGCGCGCTTCCACGACGGATGGCTGCGCACGGGCGACGTCGGGCACATCAGCGCCGAGGGCTTCCTGACGCTGACCGACCGGATGAAGGACGTCATCAAGTCCGGCGGTGAGTGGATCTCGTCGGTCGAGCTCGAGTCGGCCCTGGCGGGGCACCCCGACGTGTTCGAGGCGGCGGTCATCGCCGCACCGGACGAGCGCTGGCAGGAACGTCCGCTGGCGGCCGTCGTCCTTCGCGAGGGAGCGACCGTCTCGCCGGGGGA